The genomic window GGGGAAAGCATCCTTCAGCTAAAATCTGTGCAATATGGGTCACTCCCTGCCCTCCAGCCTGCCCCCAGCTCAGCCTGCTTACACACTGTTGGGACAGACAAATTTCCTGAGGTGCCAGCTAGATGCCTTAAGACTGAGGGAAAGCCAAACCAAGATAAACCTGATATAGCTGAGTGCTTTAATTTGCAGGaagagctgtgcagcagcaggctggtTCCCAGCTGAATCTTTCTTGCTGTATCAAGCATAAATTCATCAGGTATTCCATTTcccaggggggaaaaaagaaaaagcagaataattCACTTGGAAATAAAGAGTGGAGCTATTTTTCCCTCTAACGTGGTGAATGCAATTACCTAAGGCATGGGAGGCTGAGATAACTCACTTATTCAACCCCCACTCTCCAAAGAAACCATCATCATTCTGTCAGAAAAGGCTTTAAACCCCAATTCACATCCTGAATGCTAAAACATCACCACATACAGACGCTGTCCTTATGATttccatgcaccagctgctgcatcacaggcaaaacacaCTCATAGACAGGCCAGAATTTATTAGTATCAAGGCCATATACACTGTGCAAGCTCCCTGTGTTTGCTGACACTTTTCCCAGTGCTGTTGGTGCCTCCTTGTCCTTCAGGAGCAATTCCTAGTGAAGCAAAGCACACTGGCATCCTGTTAGTAGTGTGTGAGccacactggggctgggaggatgTGCATAGGGGATGAGAGTCTCAAGCTGTGTCTGTTTGGAGAGCTCAGTGCAGGCAAGCCATAAGCCTGTGATCGCCCCCAAATTTAATTCCATTTAGGCAGCACTCTCCTACCTCTTCTGCCATTACATAATGGGGAGTGGAGTAATGACTTTCAGCAATGCTGTTTGAGTGGCAGCAGTCCAATTCTggactatatttttttttttaatggtgggGGGAGAGCAGGTTGGCAGAGGGGAGAAAGCATCCGTTTGGTTCATCTGCAATCCCTGTTCTGCTTTGGGAGCTTTAGAGGACAGACACATTCTTCCATCTCCACTAATCCTCCTCTGATACAGAGGATTTTCCTGCCATTAAATGATAGCttgtgagaaaaaaatgccaacTTTTCAGAGACTGACTCGCGTGGCTAAGGGCAGCCTCAGGAGCAGGCGGGAGGACACAGCCACTGCCTGGCCAGGTGAGCAACACATCCGGATGATTTCTGTTGGGAATTTTGGTTTCCACTATTTGATGCTAGGCTGGTTACACTCCTCTGTACCAGCATCTATTTCCTGGGGATAGAGCCAGTCTCTTACTGTTGGTGATCCTTTCCCACCTCAGATGACAGGAacctgccctgggcacagctcGTGGGAAGGATGAGGATGAGCTCCTGAAAAGCAGTGGCACAAAGCTGCAGGATTCCCTGAGAAGGTCAGTGATGGAAGAAAGATTCTCACCAGGAGGGTGCTGGGGATGTCTTCAGTTTGAAAGCGTGTGAGAGAAGAGcgttttccttcattttcctttctaaatgTAGAGCTTTTTGTGGAAAAATGATGCAGGGAAATGAGAGAGGATGAAACCTGTCCCTGTTCTTCCTGTGTGCTTTTAGATCCCTCAAGTTTGCTTGCCAGACCTGAAATGCCACTAGAGAATAATCAAGGTTATGTTTGCCATCATTCTAAATGGTGAGTATGCACTTATTCTGCACTATCCAGTAGTGGATTAGACAGGTCATTTGGAAAGGTGGTGGTTAAATACTCAATTATTGCAATCATTGTCTCTTTACCCTTCTTAAGACTCtgcaacttttcttttttgtttattttcctttggtcTCTCACTCTTTCTTCCAAATACTGAGTTACTGTCGTatttaaaagagcaaaacatATCATCTGTGGGAGGAAATGTTTTTTATTCCTTAAtgtcacaaatatttttgctgtatttcacCCTTTTTCTCAAACACGTCTCATTTGAGCACCCTCTGTGTCAATGGGTAGCAGAAATctttcagctgctgccctgtCTGTGAGCATCCTTTttcagggaaggggaagaagtaAGGTGGGAAAGATGGGAATGTTTCAGGCTACGTTGATCAGAGGAGATCTGGCCAACAGGGGAGAGCTGATCTCTTTTGCCCTGAGCAACAGCTCTCCCGAGGGTTCGGTAGAGTTCAGGTGGAGGATTTTTCCAACTTCCTttccaggagaaggaagaggtaTTGCACAAAGGTTGCATTGCTGAGGGGCTTCTCTGAGCTCCTGTTGCTGAGGGATATTTTCTCCTTGGATGGTCCTCACGTACTTGCTTTCCATGTCTTGCACAGTGAAAAAATACACTGGTAAACAGAGATCTTAGAAGTCTGCTATGAAATGCCACAAGCAGAAGACCCAGATTTAGCAATTGTGTATAAGGAAAACAGGCTGGATATGGCTTGGGTGCAGACATTTCCTTTGTTGTGTGATTAGAGAagaagcagggaggggaaggaggggattTGGTTATCAGCAGGATCATTCCTACAGTGCCCACTGTATGCACAGCAGTGGGTGGAGGTCTGCTCTGAAGGCCAGGGATGTCACCGAGcttggggcagctggagctAAACATGGAGCTTGCTCAGGGCAGCCACACCTATAGGACAGCCTGTGCACAAATACCCCTCTGGATGTCACCCTGAACCCATAAAAGGCTCCCTACCAGCAGCAACACTTGCATCTCTCATTTTCCAGACAACCACCTGCGGCCAGACATTTGGGAACAGGCAAATCCTTAATCTGTCTGGCCCTCAGTTTATGTAACTGCCTAACAAAAACAACATATGCCCCTGTTGGCACGCAGAGGGTGGACTGGTGCAGAGGGCAGAAAATGAGGCAGCCCCTGGGCAGGCTGCACAAAGAAAGAGCAATCTGAGACCAGCATATTGTTCCCCTTCTTGTCCTTAGACTCCAGCTGTTGTCAGGGGGCCTGAAGGGGACTTTCCTTTAGCTGTGGCTGTTAGATAAAAGCatgggaaaaaggggaagagcAGACAAACAAAATGACAACCTGTCTAAAATCCTTTCCACCTCCCAGAGTCCTTCACTATCATTTATCCTTGAAATGATGCTGTTTTGCTAATTCTCCAGTCACAATAGTGTGCCCAGGCATGATGGGACCTGAATTTTGATGAAGAGGCCACAGCTCATCCTTTTGTGGTGGTCTCTCCATGTATCTAAATACCTCTTCTACAATAACCTGGATGGTTTGAACAGACCcaggctgggcagctcctgggtTGATGCCCTTCAGTGGGGACTTGCCCAACAACTGGTTTTGCAAGTCTGCTTTACCCAGGCAGTGCAAACTCCTAAATACAGTCCCTTGCATGTTGCCTTTTGAAAGGATGGAGGAAAAGCAGGGCAACTGCAGCTCAAACTGTCCTGTACATTAAAGCCTTGAGgactgcaaaaataaaagcttgaTGCTTGCTGAAGCTGATGCTTCCTGGCATATCACCTCAGAAGTCTCTCTTATTAAAAATGCCCATGGGAATACAGCTGTAGTGGGCAATCACTGTGCTGGAAACCACAGGGAGaggcagcccagctgctgggagaTTCCCCCTCTGGATACTCAGCAGGAATGTGGAGGAAACCCCCCTGATCCCAGGAGTACTGTAATAGAGGTGTCTGCTGGTAAAGCTGTTGGTATCTCATGTTttgctcaaaaaaaaagaaaaaaaggattatgTTTGTGTGGGAGCtaataaaaaaagcagaaaaccagtCAGCAGCAATGGCACCATTTCCTGCTAGTGAGTACATGGAGATTGCTGATGTGGCTTCTCATTTTGCTGAGGAGAAGGTAGGATGTGTCTGGGAGAGCAATTAAAAAAACTGTCTTTAGTTCTTCCTCTCCAATGAGTTTATTTTCATGGAATCAGAGAAAGAGttgtgctggaagggacctaaaacatcatctcattccaagccccctgccatgggcagggacaccttccactatcccaggctccTCAGAGCTtcacccaacctggccttgaacactgccagggttggggcatccacagcttctctgggtaccctgtgccaccaccctcacagtaaagaatttcattCCTATATCTAACTTAAATTTCCACtctgaaagagggaaaaactgCCCACTGCCCAAaaaaattttgcattaaaaaaaaaaaaaagcagatgttttaTTGGACTGGgtgttttttctccccaaaaaagCTTGTCTGTGGAGGCTGATGTCTCCCCTTCCTTTTGTTCTTCTCTCATTTCTCCCCAAGaactttcttctcttccttgttGTTCAGCCACCTGTGTGGGACTAACTTAGGAGGAAACAACAGCCACAGACCTCCCATGTCAGGCTGATAAAAGACAAAGTGGCTGCTCCCATCAAACATAAGGCACTATAGTGACTGTCTTGAGAATTGGCAAAGCAGCAAAAACTGTGCTGGAGATGCAGAATTTCTCATCAATGATGAGGCCAGCAGTGGAACAATATCTCTTAGTTTGTTTTCACTCATGCCATTGTAGCAGTACACAGTGGGAATGAGTTTTCAAACACTGCATTGCATCTCCTTGAGAGCTGAGAGTTCCCCTTTCAGTGCTACACCAGCTCATGGCTCTGGTGGAGAAATCTTAGATTGAatgaacaaaggaaagaaagaagcaaaaagtaAGAATTTGACACACTTTGGGCAGCTAATTGATCTCCCCTGCCCACTGCCAGACTCCGCATACACTGCCCTCCCCTTTTCCACACCCAGGAATGCTGTAACGCACCCATAGCTGCTGGCCTTCAGAGCatctctgcctgctccctggCGAAACCATGTTCCCATCAGGCCAAAGAGACACCACAACAGAGACACTGAGAAATACTGAATTCCAGGTGAGCCCCCTCTTGAGGAGAGGAATTAATCGGAGATGATGTTCTAGGTGCCATATATTCTCAGCAGGTTTAAAAAATACCCCAGCAGAAGATTTTTAGGAATTTTACACAAGAGGTCCTCAGTCAGCACTGGTACACAGGTGGCAATTAGCCTGGCTAGAGGGGAGGAAACGACagtgtaatttctttttcctgctgtgactAATTCATTTGCTAATGATGCAtccttttctctcctgccaCGCCTCTCCTCTGTGGGGACGGCAGTGATCCTTTGGGTCCCACAGGTCCATGGGGTGTGGCCCTGCGTGCgctcctgccctcccagctgtgtgtgcacacCAGAGcggagctgctctgtgctctgcgACCgcgctgggctggggcagatCCCCAGCGAGTTCCCCTGCGAAGCCTCTTCCATCAACCTGGACAAAAACAGCATCAAGTTCCTGTCCGAGAGGGCTTTCGGGACGCTGCCTTCCCTCAAATCCCTGTCGCTCAACCACAACAACATCTCCTTCATCACTCCGGGGGCGTTCAAGGGGCTGCCCAgcctgatggagctgaagatgGCCCACAACGAGTACATTCGCTATCTCCACACTCGGACCTTCACCGCACTCCGGCGCCTCGTGAGGCTGGACCTGGCTGACTGCAACCTCTTCAACATCCCAGACAGGATCTTCATcgagctgcctgctctgcaggaGCTATTCTGCTTCCAGAACAACTTCCGAAGGATCCCAGGTGCCATCAGGGGCATGGAGAACTTGACCCACGTGTACCTGGAGAGAAACAGGATCGAAGCGGTGGCCTACAACTCCCTGCAGGGCCTGACCAAGCTGAAATACCTGAATCTGCAGGACAACAAGATAAATGTCATCCACGAGCGAGCTTTTCAGGGCTGTCAGAGGATGGAGTACCTGTACCTGAATGACAATTTGATCAGTGAGCTTCCAGAACACTCCTTTGATGGCCTGAGGCGCCTGAAGATGCTCAACCTGGGGGGGAATTTTCTCAGGAACATTTCCAACACCTGGTTCAGGGACTTGGGGGAGCTGGAGTTCCTCTACCTGGACCGCAACAGGATCAGCTACATCGAGGAAGGGGCTTTTGAGAACCTCACCAGCCTGGTTGTGCTGCACTTGAACAGCA from Corvus hawaiiensis isolate bCorHaw1 chromosome 2, bCorHaw1.pri.cur, whole genome shotgun sequence includes these protein-coding regions:
- the NYX gene encoding nyctalopin → MFAIILNVILWVPQVHGVWPCVRSCPPSCVCTPERSCSVLCDRAGLGQIPSEFPCEASSINLDKNSIKFLSERAFGTLPSLKSLSLNHNNISFITPGAFKGLPSLMELKMAHNEYIRYLHTRTFTALRRLVRLDLADCNLFNIPDRIFIELPALQELFCFQNNFRRIPGAIRGMENLTHVYLERNRIEAVAYNSLQGLTKLKYLNLQDNKINVIHERAFQGCQRMEYLYLNDNLISELPEHSFDGLRRLKMLNLGGNFLRNISNTWFRDLGELEFLYLDRNRISYIEEGAFENLTSLVVLHLNSNNLTTLPFSVFEPVYFLGRLYLFRNPWECDCRIEWLKEWMENYRLVRDIPCASPSSVAGIDLMDVLFERSPEGYCLDPVELNMTSEGPTPSEGPWSTTESKFNSLISKLLLQMGLPEEVANATEVYSNATQLDGQTEGVSSGMGEDRIEADSSSLYLPALFTVIVLLCK